A genome region from Phocoena sinus isolate mPhoSin1 chromosome 16, mPhoSin1.pri, whole genome shotgun sequence includes the following:
- the ACTR1A gene encoding alpha-centractin isoform X2, producing the protein MESYDVIANQPVVIDNGSGVIKAGFAGDQIPKYCFPNYVGRPKHVRVMAGALEGDIFIGPKAEEHRGLLSIRYPMEHGIVKDWNDMERIWQYVYSKDQLQTFSEEHPVLLTEAPLNPRKNRERAAEVFFETFNVPALFISMQAVLSLYATGRTTGVVLDSGDGVTHAVPIYEGFAMPHSIMRIDIAGRDVSRFLRLYLRKEGYDFHSSSEFEIVKAIKERACYLSINPQKDETLETEKAQYYLPDGSTIEIGPSRFRAPELLFRPDLIGEESEGIHEVLVFAIQKSDMDLRRTLFSNIVLSGGSTLFKGFGDRLLSEVKKLAPKDVKIRISAPQERLYSTWIGGSILASLDTFKKMWVSKKEYEEDGARSIHRKTF; encoded by the exons ATGGAGTCCTACGATGTGATCGCCAACCAGCCAGTCGTGATCGACAAC ggATCCGGTGTGATTAAAGCTGGTTTTGCTGGTGATCAGATCCCCAAATACTGCTTTCCAAACTA TGTGGGCAGACCCAAACACGTTCGTGTCATGGCAGGTGCCCTCGAAGGCGACATCTTCATTGGCCCCAAAGCAGAG GAGCACCGAGGACTGCTCTCCATCCGCTACCCCATGGAGCACGGCATCGTCAAGGACTGGAACGACATGGAGCGCATCTGGCAATATGTCTATTCTAAGGACCAGCTGCAGActttctcagaggag CATCCTGTGCTCCTGACAGAGGCGCCTTTAAACCCGCGGAAAAACCGGGAACGAGCTGCTGAAGTTTTCTTCGAGACCTTCAATGTGCCAGCCCTTTTCATCTCCATGCAAGCTGTGCTCAGCCT TTATGCCACCGGCAGGACCACGGGTGTGGTGCTGGATTCTGGGGATGGCGTCACCCACGCCGTGCCCATTTACGAGGGCTTTGCCATGCCCCACTCAATCATGCGCATCGACATCGCTGGCCGGGACGTCTCTCGCTTCCTTCGCCTCTACCTGCGCAAGGAAGGCTATGATTTCCACTCATCCTCCGAGTTTGAGATTGTCAAGGCCATAAAAGAA AGAGCCTGCTACCTATCCATAAACCCCCAGAAGGATGAGACGCTAGAGACGGAGAAGGCACAGTACTACCTGCCCGACGGCAGCACCATTGAG ATTGGTCCTTCCCGATTCCGGGCACCTGAGCTGCTGTTCAGGCCGGACCTGATCGGCGAGGAGAGCGAGGGCATCCATGAGGTGCTGGTGTTCGCCATCCAGAAGTCTGACATGGACCTGCGGCGCACACTTTTCTCTAACATCGTCCTTTCGGGAGGCTCCACCCTGTTCAAAG GTTTTGGTGACAGGCTATTGAGTGAAGTGAAGAAATTGGCTCCGAAAGATGTGAAGATCAGG ATATCTGCACCGCAAGAGAGACTGTATTCCACATGGATTGG GGGCTCCATCCTTGCCTCCCTGGACACCTTTAAAAAGATGTGGGTCTCTAAGAAGGAATACGAGGAAGACGGTGCCCGATCCATCCACAGGAAAACCTTCTAA
- the ACTR1A gene encoding alpha-centractin isoform X3 produces MESYDVIANQPVVIDNGSGVIKAGFAGDQIPKYCFPNYVGRPKHVRVMAGALEGDIFIGPKAEEHRGLLSIRYPMEHGIVKDWNDMERIWQYVYSKDQLQTFSEEHPVLLTEAPLNPRKNRERAAEVFFETFNVPALFISMQAVLSLYATGRTTGVVLDSGDGVTHAVPIYEGFAMPHSIMRIDIAGRDVSRFLRLYLRKEGYDFHSSSEFEIVKAIKERACYLSINPQKDETLETEKAQYYLPDGSTIEIGPSRFRAPELLFRPDLIGEESEGIHEVLVFAIQKSDMDLRRTLFSNIVLSGGSTLFKDICTARETVFHMDWGLHPCLPGHL; encoded by the exons ATGGAGTCCTACGATGTGATCGCCAACCAGCCAGTCGTGATCGACAAC ggATCCGGTGTGATTAAAGCTGGTTTTGCTGGTGATCAGATCCCCAAATACTGCTTTCCAAACTA TGTGGGCAGACCCAAACACGTTCGTGTCATGGCAGGTGCCCTCGAAGGCGACATCTTCATTGGCCCCAAAGCAGAG GAGCACCGAGGACTGCTCTCCATCCGCTACCCCATGGAGCACGGCATCGTCAAGGACTGGAACGACATGGAGCGCATCTGGCAATATGTCTATTCTAAGGACCAGCTGCAGActttctcagaggag CATCCTGTGCTCCTGACAGAGGCGCCTTTAAACCCGCGGAAAAACCGGGAACGAGCTGCTGAAGTTTTCTTCGAGACCTTCAATGTGCCAGCCCTTTTCATCTCCATGCAAGCTGTGCTCAGCCT TTATGCCACCGGCAGGACCACGGGTGTGGTGCTGGATTCTGGGGATGGCGTCACCCACGCCGTGCCCATTTACGAGGGCTTTGCCATGCCCCACTCAATCATGCGCATCGACATCGCTGGCCGGGACGTCTCTCGCTTCCTTCGCCTCTACCTGCGCAAGGAAGGCTATGATTTCCACTCATCCTCCGAGTTTGAGATTGTCAAGGCCATAAAAGAA AGAGCCTGCTACCTATCCATAAACCCCCAGAAGGATGAGACGCTAGAGACGGAGAAGGCACAGTACTACCTGCCCGACGGCAGCACCATTGAG ATTGGTCCTTCCCGATTCCGGGCACCTGAGCTGCTGTTCAGGCCGGACCTGATCGGCGAGGAGAGCGAGGGCATCCATGAGGTGCTGGTGTTCGCCATCCAGAAGTCTGACATGGACCTGCGGCGCACACTTTTCTCTAACATCGTCCTTTCGGGAGGCTCCACCCTGTTCAAAG ATATCTGCACCGCAAGAGAGACTGTATTCCACATGGATTGG GGGCTCCATCCTTGCCTCCCTGGACACCTTTAA
- the ACTR1A gene encoding alpha-centractin isoform X1, whose translation MESYDVIANQPVVIDNGSGVIKAGFAGDQIPKYCFPNYVGRPKHVRVMAGALEGDIFIGPKAEEHRGLLSIRYPMEHGIVKDWNDMERIWQYVYSKDQLQTFSEEHPVLLTEAPLNPRKNRERAAEVFFETFNVPALFISMQAVLSLYATGRTTGVVLDSGDGVTHAVPIYEGFAMPHSIMRIDIAGRDVSRFLRLYLRKEGYDFHSSSEFEIVKAIKERACYLSINPQKDETLETEKAQYYLPDGSTIEIGPSRFRAPELLFRPDLIGEESEGIHEVLVFAIQKSDMDLRRTLFSNIVLSGGSTLFKGFGDRLLSEVKKLAPKDVKIRVGACWGRGQGLGGTEPPRIWRAMWRGLPSCSAQVFRAPPDGSQLLLCP comes from the exons ATGGAGTCCTACGATGTGATCGCCAACCAGCCAGTCGTGATCGACAAC ggATCCGGTGTGATTAAAGCTGGTTTTGCTGGTGATCAGATCCCCAAATACTGCTTTCCAAACTA TGTGGGCAGACCCAAACACGTTCGTGTCATGGCAGGTGCCCTCGAAGGCGACATCTTCATTGGCCCCAAAGCAGAG GAGCACCGAGGACTGCTCTCCATCCGCTACCCCATGGAGCACGGCATCGTCAAGGACTGGAACGACATGGAGCGCATCTGGCAATATGTCTATTCTAAGGACCAGCTGCAGActttctcagaggag CATCCTGTGCTCCTGACAGAGGCGCCTTTAAACCCGCGGAAAAACCGGGAACGAGCTGCTGAAGTTTTCTTCGAGACCTTCAATGTGCCAGCCCTTTTCATCTCCATGCAAGCTGTGCTCAGCCT TTATGCCACCGGCAGGACCACGGGTGTGGTGCTGGATTCTGGGGATGGCGTCACCCACGCCGTGCCCATTTACGAGGGCTTTGCCATGCCCCACTCAATCATGCGCATCGACATCGCTGGCCGGGACGTCTCTCGCTTCCTTCGCCTCTACCTGCGCAAGGAAGGCTATGATTTCCACTCATCCTCCGAGTTTGAGATTGTCAAGGCCATAAAAGAA AGAGCCTGCTACCTATCCATAAACCCCCAGAAGGATGAGACGCTAGAGACGGAGAAGGCACAGTACTACCTGCCCGACGGCAGCACCATTGAG ATTGGTCCTTCCCGATTCCGGGCACCTGAGCTGCTGTTCAGGCCGGACCTGATCGGCGAGGAGAGCGAGGGCATCCATGAGGTGCTGGTGTTCGCCATCCAGAAGTCTGACATGGACCTGCGGCGCACACTTTTCTCTAACATCGTCCTTTCGGGAGGCTCCACCCTGTTCAAAG GTTTTGGTGACAGGCTATTGAGTGAAGTGAAGAAATTGGCTCCGAAAGATGTGAAGATCAGGGTAGGAGCAtgctgggggcggggccaggggctgggtggaACTGAGCCTCCCAGGATCTGGAGGGCCATGTGGCGTGGCCTCCCCTCCTGCTCTGCCCAAGTTTTTCGGGCACCGCCAGATGGCTCCCAGCTTCTACTCTGCCCCTGA